Genomic window (Pseudomonas hydrolytica):
TGGACGGTGAAGAAGTATCTGGACGAGGTGTTCACCACCGGCCACGGCAGCCTCTACGCCAACGACGGCCGCACCCGCTCCGACGCCTCGCAGAAGTACGGTAGCGGCGGGCTGATCCAGGGCAAGCAGTACATGCTGTCGCTGACCTGGAACGCCCCGGTGCAGGCCTTCGAGGACCCGACCGACTTCTTCGAAGGCAAGGGCGTGGACGCGGTGTACTTCCCCTTCCACAAGGCCAACGAATTCCTCGGCATGAGCGCCCTGCCCACCTTCATCTGCAACGACGTGATGAAGGTGCCGAACATCGAGCGCGACGTGGCG
Coding sequences:
- a CDS encoding NAD(P)H-dependent oxidoreductase codes for the protein MKKILLLNGGKQFAHSNGQYNTTLHDAAVAFLDRAGFDIKTTFIDGGYDVEDEVQKFLWADVVIYQMPGWWMGAPWTVKKYLDEVFTTGHGSLYANDGRTRSDASQKYGSGGLIQGKQYMLSLTWNAPVQAFEDPTDFFEGKGVDAVYFPFHKANEFLGMSALPTFICNDVMKVPNIERDVARYEQHLAQVFGVA